The genomic window GTCGCCGCGCTCCGCTCGGAGTTCGGCCCCCTCCCCGACCAGTCGATGCACGAGAAGACCTCCGTGCCGGCGCTCATCGAGGAGCTCTACACCTTCCTGCGCCAGGCCGACGCCCGCGAGCTCGACCTGCTCTTCACCCAGCTCGACGGGGCACGTGCCGCCGGCGACGAGACCGCGGTGGAGTTCATCCAGTCGCAGATCGACAACTACGAGACCCACGTGGTGCCGATCATCGCCGACATCGATGCCGGGTTCGGCAATCCCGAGGCGACCTACCTCCTCGCGAAGAAGATGATCGAGGCGGGCGCCTGCGCCATCCAGATCGAGAACCAGGTGTCGGACGAGAAGCAGTGCGGCCACCAGGACGGCAAGGTCACCGTTCCCCACGAGGACTTCATCGCGAAGCTCAACGCGGTCCGCTACGCGTTCCTCGAGCTCGGCATCGAGAACGGCATCGTCGTCGCCCGCACCGACTCGCTCGGTGCCGGCCTCACCCAGAAGCTCGCGGTCTCCCAGCAGCCCGGCGACCTGGGCGACCAGTACAACTCGTTCCTCGACGTCGAAGAGATCTCGGAGGGCGATCTGGGAAACGGCGACGTGGTGATCAAGCGCGACGGAAAGCTGCTGCGCCCGAAGCGTCTCGCCAGCAACCTCTACCAGTTCCGCCCCGGAACCGGTGAGGAGCGCGTCGTGCTCGACTGCATCACGTCGCTGCGCAACGGCGCCGACCTGCTGTGGATCGAGACCGAGAAGCCGCACGTCGAGCAGATCGCCGGCATGGTGGACGCGATCCGCAAGGAGATCCCGAACGCGAAGCTCGTCTACAACAACAGCCCGTCGTTCAACTGGACGCTCAGCTTCCGCCAGCAGGCCTACGACCTGCTCGCTGAGCGGGGCGAGGATGTCTCGGCCTACGACCGCGGCGACCTGATGAACGTCGACTACGACGACACGGAGCTCGCGCGACTGGCCGACGAGAAGATCCGCACGTTCCAGCGCGAGGGTTCCGCGCGCGCCGGGATCTTCCACCACCTGATCACACTCCCGACGTACCACACGGCGGCGCTGTCGACCGATGACCTCGCCAAGGGCTACTTCGGCGACGAGGGCATGCTCGCGTACGTGAGGGGGGTGCAGCGCCGCGAGATCCGCGAGGGCATCGCCACGGTCAAGCACCAGAACATGGCGGGCAGCGACATCGGCGACAACCACAAGGAGTACTTCGCCGGCGACGCGGCCCTCAAGGCCGGCGGTCAGCACAACACGATGAACCAGTTCAGCTGAGTCCTGCCGCAAGACGGCAGAAGACGACGGATGCCGCGACCCAGCCGGGGTCGCGGCATCCGTCGTCCGTCCCCCGTCGTCCCGTCCCTCCGCTACCCGAGGAGGCCGCGCTCCATCGCAAGCGTCACCGCGCGCGTGCGGTCGGCGACGCCGAGCTTCTCGAAGATCTTCAGCAGGTGGGTCTTGACGGTGGACTCGCCGATGCCGAGCGTCACCGCGATCTGCTTGTTGCTCTGCCCGGTCGCGACGAGCCGGAGCACGTCGAGTTCGCGCGCCGTGAGCACGACCGCCGGCTCCGGCCGCCGCATCCGTTCGACCAGGCGCACCGCGACCTGCGGCGAGAGCGCCGACTGTCCGGCCGCCACCGAGCGGATGCCGGCCACGATCTCGGCCTGCGGTGCGGCCTTCAGCAGGTATCCCGACGCGCCCGCCTCGATCGCCGCAAGGATCTGGTCGTCGGATTCGTAGGTCGTGAGGATCAGGACGCGGGGCGCCGGGTCGCCGGCCTCTCCCCCGGCGATCCGCGCGGTCGCCGCGACACCGTCCACGCGGGGCATGCGCAGGTCCATCAGGACGACGTCGGGACGCGTCGCCGCGGCGAGCCGCACGGCTTCTTCACCGTCGGATGCCTCGGCCACGACCTCGAAGCCGGGTTCGTCCGAGAGGAGGCCCGACAGCCCGGCGCGCACCACGGGGTGATCGTCGGCGATGAGCAGCCGGATCATGCGACGCCTCCTGAGACATCGTCCACGGCATCCTGACCTGCCCTGGGAAGATGCACGCGCAGCGCCGTCCCCCGCCCCGCTGTCGAGTCGACCTCGAAGGTGCCCCCGGCCAGCGCGACGCGCTCCCGCATGCCGTCGAGACCGAACCCCGCGCCGGGCGCGGCGGGCTCGAACCCGCGGCCGTCGTCGGCGACCTCGAGGGCCGCGCCGCCCCCGGCGTCCACGCGGACGCGCACGCGCACCAGGTCTGCGGCGGAATGCTTCGCGGCGTTCGACAGCGCCTCCTGCAGGCAGCGCAGGAGCACGACCTGCGTCTCGCGATCGAGCTCGCCCGCCGCATCGGCGGTGTCGAGCTCGATCGCTGCACGGCCCTGAGCGCGGAAGCGCTCCACCAGCCGCTCGACCGCAGCGGCGAAAGCCGGCTCCCGGGGCACGGCGGCCGTGCGGGCGACAAGGGCCCGGGCCTCCGCCAGAGCGTCGCGGGCGACCTGCTCGACGGTCGCGATCGTCGCGGCCGCGGCATCCGTCTGCCCCTCTCGCGATTGCCGGCCGGCGCGCTCGGCGAAGATCACGAGGCCGGCGAGCGTCTGCGCGAGGGTGTCGTGGATGTCGCGGGCCAGCCGTTCACGCTCGGCCGAGGCGCCGCGCTCGCGGCTGAGGGCCTCCACCTGTCCCTGCGCGGCGGTGAGCTCGGAGAGCAGTCGCTCGCGCTCCTCGCCGTACTCGGCGATGCGGGCGATCCACAGGCCGATGGCGATCGCGAACGCCAGCGAGAAGACAGCGGTCGTCGCGCCTGCCAGCACCGAATCGGCATCGGCGCCGTTGCCGATGATCACGCCGACGAACACGCTGCCGGCGATGACGGCCGACCCGCCGATCCCCCGCTGCCGCGAATCGCCGATCACCCACACGAGCGGGTAGGCGAGCGTCTGCAGCATGGCCATGAAGGGCGCCGCGCCGACGCCGATGCCCACCGCGACCGCTGCGACGGAGAGGAACGCGGGGTAGCGCCACGCCGCGCGCGGCGGTTCGACGGCGGCGCGGCCCACGAAGGCGTAGCCCGCCACGAAGATCACGATCGCCGCGAGACTCACCGCGGTGCGGGCGGGCGTGGGCGGCGCGAAGAGGAACACCACCGCGAGGGCGATCACCGTCGCCACGATGGCGACGATCGCATCCCACCGCCGCTCACTCAACATGCTCCGCCACCCTCGCTTCCCTGCGTTCGTCTCCCCCGCCCCGCGTCGAACCTGCCGGGGCACGCACCGTCAGGCTAGCGGCGCGAGCCTGCCCCGCGCCCGGCGCGAACCGGTCCCGCGCGCGGGTAGAACCAGACTCCGCGGCGATCGGGCGAGGTCAGGCATCGCGGCGCATCCACCGGAAGGTGACGCGGGAGAGCACCAGCCCCACGACCAGCCACACGGCGAGCGCGATCACGACGCCGGCGAGATCCCACTCGCCGTTCTGCTCGAGCGCCGCGTACTCCTCGGGCAGGAACACGGCACGCATGCCCTGCGCCATCCACTTGAGCGGGAACAGCCCGGCGACGTTCTGCAGCCAGTCCGGCAGCTGCGAGAACGTCAGGTACACGCCGGAGATGAACTGCAGCGCGAGCGCGATCGGCACGACCACGGCCGTGGCGCTCTTGCCGGTGCGTGGCACTGCCGACAGGGCCACGCCGAGGAGCGCCGACGTGGTGATGCCCAGGACGAACACCCAGGCGAACGTCGCCCAGCTCTCGGCGGAGGTCGGAAGCTCCACGCCGAGCACCAGCGACGCGAACGCCAGGAGCAGCGCGGACTGCAGGACACCGGTCACCAGGACCTGCCCGATCTTGCCGAGGAAGTAGCTCACCGGCGACAGCGGCGTGCCGCCGAGGCGCTTGAGCATGCCTTCGGAGCGCTCGATCGCGATGTCCATCGCGAGGTTCTGGAAGCCCGACAGCAGCAGGCCCGCCGCGATCATGCCGGGAAGGTACAGCTGCGCCATCGGGATGGCCGGCACGCCGGGGGCGATCTGCACGTCGCCGTCCGAGCCGAAGGCCACGCTGAACAGCCCCAGCATGAAGATCGGGAACAGGAAGGTGAAGAACAGCGTGTCGCCCGAGCGGAAGTACTGCACCAGCTCGAAGCGGGCGCGCCAGACGCCCACCGCGAAGACGCTGCGCCGTCGTGAGTGATGCCGCGCCGGCATCGGCCGGCTCGGCGACGTGCTCCGTGTCGTGGTGCTCATCGCTCTTCCCCTCCGATCGCGACGGCATCGCCGATGCTGTCGACGGATGCCTCGGCCTCGGCGACGAGCGCCAGGTAGATGTCCTCGAGACTCGGCCGCACGATCTCGAGCTCGTCGGGCGCGCCACCGAGCCGGGCGGCCAGCGCCGTCGCGAACCCGAACGGGTCGGCGGTGCGTTCCTGCCGCGGCATCCCCTGCTCGTGCCACTTCACGATCGGCATCCGCGCCTCGTCGCCGCCGAACCCCGCGACCGGGCCGATCGCACGCATGCGCCCCGCCGCGATCACGCCGACGCGATCGGCGAGCTGCGCGGCTTCGTCGAGGTAGTGCGTGGTGAGCACGATCGTGGTGCCCTCTGCCTGCAGACCGCGGATGAGATCCCAGAACTCTCGGCGTGCGTGCGGGTCGAACCCCGTCGTCGGCTCGTCCAGGAACAGCAGCTCCGGCCGGCCGATGATGCCGAGCGCGACATCGACGCGCCGCTGCTGCCCGCCCGAGAGCCGCGAGATGCGCGTCTTCGCCTGGGTCTGCAGGCCCACGGCCGCGATCACCTCGTCGACGTCGCGCGGGTGCGGGTAGAACCCCGCGAACTGCCTCAGCTGCTCGCGCACCGTCGCCATACCGGACTGCGCCGTCGACTGCAGCACGATGCCCAGCCGCGCCTTCAGATCGAGCCCGCCCGTCGCCGGATCCATCCCGAGCACCTCGACATCACCTCCGGAGCGGCGCCGGTACCCCTCGAGGATCTCGACCGTCGTCGACTTGCCCGCACCGTTCGGTCCGAGCAGCGCGAAGGTCTCGCCTCGCTCGATCTCGAACGACACGCCGTCGACCACTGCTCGGTCGCCGTACGTCTTCCGCAGATCGCGCGCCCGCACCGCGACCGCGCCCGCACCCTCATCCGTCTGCATGCCTCCAGCCTCGCCGCCGCAGCAGACCGAGACCAGCCGTCATCCGCTGGAGCAGGCATCCCCCATTCGGTGGATGCCGAGGCCGCGGTGCGCCGGCGACCGGGTCAGCGTCCCGGCGCCGGAGTGGGCCCGGCTACCGTGACCGCGACGCCGGACGCGGCATCCGCTCGCTCTTCGGCGCGGAGCAGGCGCTGACCGCGGATGCCGCCCGCAAGCGCCCAGGCGAGCAGCCAGACGCCCGACCCGATGGTGATGACGGCGGCGGCGCGCAGGCCCGCCTCGGGATCCAGCAGCACGACGAGGGCGATGAGCGACAGCACGCCGCCGAAGATCGCGCCCGTGGCGCCGACCCTGGTGAGCACGCAGCCGCGCGCGAGCCACCACGCGATCCCGCCCGCAGTGACGAGCACGAGCGCGAGCACGACGGCTCCCCAGATCCAGGCGTCCACGAGGCACAGGCTACCGCGCACCGGTACAGCCCGGAAGGGCACGCTCCACGGAATGGGACGGGCCGCGCTCCGGACGCTCCGTCGCGCCTGTCGCGCATCGCGCACACTCTCGGGCCGCACGGGCGTGATTGGCCGCAGACCGCGACGCGCGCTCGGACTACGCTCGAACCGTGACAGAACGCGCCCCGCTCACCCGTACGCCCTCGCTCTCCCGCAAGCTCAGCGCCATCGCCGAGTCGGCGACCCTCAAGGTCGATGCCAAGGCCAAGGCCCTGCAGGCCGCCGGCCGGCCGGTCATCTCGTATGCGGCCGGCGAGCCCGATTTCGCGACGCCGCAGTTCATCGTGGATGCCGCCGCCGAGGCGCTGCACAACCCCGCCAACTTCCGCTACACGCCCGCCGCGGGTCTGCCGGCCCTGCGCGAGGCGATCGCCGCGAAGACGCTGCGCGACTCCGGCCTCGAGGTCGACCCCTCGCAGATCATCGTCACCAACGGCGGCAAGCAGGCGGTGTACCAGGCCTTCCAGACCGTGGTGAACCCCGGCGACGAGGTGCTGCTGCCGGCCCCGTACTGGACGACCTATCCCGAGGCGATCGCCCTGGCCGACGGCATCCCCGTCGAGGTCTTCGCCGGTGCCGATCAGCACTACAAGGTGACCGTCGAGCAGCTCGAGGACGCCCGCACCGACCGCACGGTCGCGCTCGTGTTCGTCTCGCCGTCCAACCCGACCGGGTCGGTGTACACCCTCGAAGAGACGCGGGCGATCGGCGAGTGGGCCGTCGAGCACGGCATCTGGATCATCACCGACGAGATCTACCAGAACCTCGTCTACGCGCCCGACGGCTCGGACGCTCCGGTGAAGGCCGTCTCGATCGTGGAGGCGGTTCCGGATGCCGCGGCCCAGACGATCCTCGTCAACGGCGTCGCCAAGACCTACGCGATGACCGGCTGGCGCCTCGGCTGGATGGTCGGCCCCAAAGAGGCGATCAAGATCGCCGGCAACCTGCAGTCGCACCTGTGCTCGAACGTGAACAACATCGCGCAGCGTGCGGCGCTCGCGGCCCTCACCGGCCCGCAGGACGAGGTCGAGCAGATGCGCCAGGCCTTCGACCGCCGCCGCCGCACGATCGTGTCCGAGCTGTCGAAGATCGACGGCGTCGAGGTCCCCACGCCGCTGGGTGCGTTCTACGCGTACCCCGACGTGCGCGGCCTCCTCGGCCGCGAGTGGGCCGGTTCGACGCCGACCACGTCGCTCGAGCTCGCGGACCTCATCCTCGAGCAGGCCGAGGTCGCGGTCGTCCCGGGCGAGGCCTTCGGCCCCTCGGGCTACCTGCGCCTGTCGTACGCGCTCGGCGACGACGCCCTCCTCGAGGGCGTCCAGCGTCTGCAGCGCCTCTTCGCCTCGTAGCCCCACACTCTCGAGCGAACGCGGATGCCTCGGTGCGAGGCATCCGCGTTCTTCGTTCGGTCCCGTAGGTCACCGCCTGCACCTCAGTCAGGTGTCCGCACCCGCGATTTTGGCGAGTCGCCAATGGTGCGCTCCGAGCGCCGCGAATATGGCGAGCGCCAGGGAGCGCCGAGTACAGAGCTGAGCAAAGGGGGGCGTTCCGCCAAAAACGACCACCGCAGACAGCTCTGTTTGGCGAGTCGCCAAGAAGCGCGGAACGCCGAGCTGAGCAAAGGGGCGGCAGGCCCCTCGCCAAGAACGACCACCGCAAACAGCTCTGTCTGGCGAGTCGCCAGGAAGCGCGGAACGCCGAGCTGAGCGAGCGCGGCAGGTCATTCGCCAGGAACGACCACCGCAGACGGCCGAATATGGCGAGTCGCCGAAAAGCCAGACAATGCATGGAGCGAGGGAGCTCTCCTCCCCAGGCGGGCACGCCCGCTGTTCGTCCGCAGAGTCGGGCAGACGGGCCGTCGTTGCGAGCGCCAGCATCGACCATCGACACATGAAGACGCCGTCGCTGCCACCGCACCTCGTGCCCGCGTTCACTCTTCGCGAAGGCCGAGAAGCCGGAGTCGCCGAATTGCAGCTTCGCAGCCGCAAGCTGCTGGCGCCGTTTCACGGAACCCGTGCTGTGCGTGAGGTGGACGGGTTCGTGCGCCTCCGGCTCCTCATGCGCGTCCTCCCTTCGCATGCCTTCGCCTGTGGCCCCACGGCGGCGGCCCTGCTGGGCTTCCCGTTGCCTGCCGCCGTTCGCCGTGACGCATTCGGCCGGCCGACCATCGCCGTGTCATATCCGCGAAACCGCATCCGGGGACGTGGTGTCCGCGGACGGTCATTGCAGATCGCGGAGACCGAACTCGAGATGCGGCGAGAGATTCGTGTGACCCGCAACACCCGGACGTGGCTGGACCTCTCCGCCGAGCTGGACCTGCCCGCCCTGGTCGCAGTCACTGACTTTCTGATCTCTCGCCGCCGACGCCGCTGCACGCGAGAGGAATTGGCCGCTGAGCACGCCGCTTCGCCGCACGCTCCGGGCGCTCAGAACCGTCGGCGGGCCCTAGACCTCTGTACGGAGCACTCGGAATCGCCACGCGAGTCGGAGCTGCGGTGCGCGCTCGAGCAGGCGGGATTGCCTCGCCCAGAGTGCAACGTCGAGATCTACGACGGTTCGCGTTTCGTCGCTCGCGTCGACATCCTCTATCGCGATCAGAAGCTGGTAGTCGAGTACCACGGGGACTACCACCGCGACCCCGACCAGTGGAGCCGCGACGAGATCCGGCGTGCCGAACTGGAATCCCTCGGATACCGCGTCACGGTCGTCACACGGCGGGACTTCGACGACCTGGCTGCGCTCGCAGATCGAATCCGCCGACTTCTGATGGCGTGAGCCGCGCGGACGAGTCGCCGCGGCCGGCGGGTTCCCGCCCGCCCAGTCGTGCCAGCGTCCTATCCGCGCGCTATGGCGACTCGCCAAGAAGCGCGCACCGCTGGCGTTTGTGGCGACTCGCCAAAACCACTCACGGAGGCCGGCAGCTCTGGCGACTCGCCAAAAACTCGGTGAAGTCGGGACCCCCCGACTGTTCGTGCGCACCGCCCGCTTCCGTGACTCGCCAGAAACGTCGTCCCGCAGCGGCATTTGTTGGCGACTCGCCACGAACGCGCCGGCATTCGTCGACCCGTCGCCCGCTCGTTCGTCGTCCTTGGTGAGGACGATCAACGAAAGGACACCCCATGGGACGGCGAATCGACCTGGTGATGGAGTGGGCGGCGGCGCTGGCGAACCTGATGCCCGCGCACCGCACGCTGCTGCTCGCAGACGACGAGGGGCACCGCGCGGACGGCGAAAGGGGCTGCGGCTAGAGCTCCACGTTGACCAGCACCGGCTCGGGCTGCAGGATCAGCCCGAACTCGGACTGCACGCGGCCCTGGATGAAGCGGGCGAGCTCGGCGAGCTCGGCGGCGGTCGCCGTGCCGCGGTTCGTCAGGGCGAGGGCGTGCTTCGTCGACAGGCCGGCACGCGAGCGGGGCAGCTTGAAGCCCTTGCGCACGCCGGCGTGCTCGATGAGCCATCCGGCACTGACCTTGACATCGGACTCGACGGTCGGCGCCGGCGGCACGTAGCCGTCGAAGCTCGCGAGCGGGATGACGAGCACCGGGTCGAGGTCGGGGTGCACCGGCCAGCGCGGGCACTCGTCGGGGAGCGTGCGGGCGAAGGATGCCGACACCACCGCGTTCTGGAAGAACGAGCCCGCACTGTACGTGTCGGGGTCGTCGGGATCGAGCACCATCCCCTTGCTGCGGCGCGTCTCGAGGATGCGCTCGCGGACCCACGCCAGTGTCACTTCGTCGTCGGGCCCGAGCCGCAGCGCGGTGCGCAGCTGGTCGCCGGCGATGCGGCGCGCCCCATGGCCGATCTCGGGGAGGTCGAGGGTGACCGTCAGGATCACCGCCCGCCGCGCGGGCGCCGAGCCGTAGTGGTGCTTCAGCACCGACGTGCGGAAGCCGAGCCCGAGCTCGGCGGCCGGCACCGTCGAGACCTCGCCGGTGGACTCGTCCAGCAGCTCGACTTCACTGAGCGTCTGAACGATCTCCTGGCCGTAGGCGCCGATGTTCTGCACGGGAGCGGCGCCGACGGTGCCGGGGATCCCCGACATCGCCTCGACGCCGCCGAGGCCCTCGGCCACCGCGTAGGCGACGAGCGCGTCCCAGTCGTGGCCCGCCTGCACGCGCAGGCGCACACGTCCGGCCAGGGGCGACGGCATCCGTTCGATGCCGTTCGTGAGCACGCGCACCACGGCGCCGTCGAACGGCTCGTCACCGGCGAGCAGGTTCGAGCCGCCGCCGAGCACGAGCCACTCGTCGCCGGACGCCCAGACGTCGCGGAGGGCGTCGACGAGCTCGTCGGTGGTGGGCGCGTCGATCATGCGGGTGGGCGTGCCGCCGGTGCGCAGGGTCGTGAGCCGCGACAGCGGGATCGGGGTGACGTCGGGCATGCGTCAGATCGTCCGCACGCGCACCTGCGCCTTGACCAGCACCGTCGCGCCGTTGAACGACACGGTGAGGTCGACGCGCGCCGACTCGTCGTCGACGGCGCCGACCTTCGCGACGACGGTCACGTCGGCTCCGGTCTCGGCGTCGACCACGACGGGCTTGGTGAACCGGACGCCGTAGTCGAGGATGCGGCCGGTGTCACCGAGCCAGGGCTCGATCGTGCCGACGGCGAGGCCCATCGTGAGCATCCCGTGGGCGAGGACGCCCGGGAGCCCCACGGCGGCGGCGACGTCGTCGCGGTAGTGGATGGGATTGAAATCCCCGGATGCCCCGGCATAGCGCACGAGGGACTCCCGCGTGAGATGCACCGTGCGCTCGGCGACGACGTCTCCGACGGTGAGGTTCGTCAGCGCGCTCACTGCTCGCCCTCCCCCACCAGCAGGATGGACGTCGCGGTGACGACGTGGTCGCCCGCGGCATCCGTGATCTCGGACTCGCTCGTCACCATGGCGGCCGCTCCCATCGCACGGATGCCGGTGACAGCGAGCTTCGCGGTCAGCTCGTCGCCCGCGACGATCGGCCGGGAGTAGCGGAACTTCTGCTCGGCGTGCAGCACGTTCTTGAGGACGATGCCC from Microbacterium sp. ProA8 includes these protein-coding regions:
- a CDS encoding isocitrate lyase, with protein sequence MTAYEDDIEAIQALKELHGSSWDAIDPESAARMRAQNRFRTGLEIAQYTADIMRRDMAEYDADSSVYTQSLGVWHGFIGQQKLISIKKHLKSTNKRYLYLSGWMVAALRSEFGPLPDQSMHEKTSVPALIEELYTFLRQADARELDLLFTQLDGARAAGDETAVEFIQSQIDNYETHVVPIIADIDAGFGNPEATYLLAKKMIEAGACAIQIENQVSDEKQCGHQDGKVTVPHEDFIAKLNAVRYAFLELGIENGIVVARTDSLGAGLTQKLAVSQQPGDLGDQYNSFLDVEEISEGDLGNGDVVIKRDGKLLRPKRLASNLYQFRPGTGEERVVLDCITSLRNGADLLWIETEKPHVEQIAGMVDAIRKEIPNAKLVYNNSPSFNWTLSFRQQAYDLLAERGEDVSAYDRGDLMNVDYDDTELARLADEKIRTFQREGSARAGIFHHLITLPTYHTAALSTDDLAKGYFGDEGMLAYVRGVQRREIREGIATVKHQNMAGSDIGDNHKEYFAGDAALKAGGQHNTMNQFS
- a CDS encoding response regulator transcription factor, translated to MIRLLIADDHPVVRAGLSGLLSDEPGFEVVAEASDGEEAVRLAAATRPDVVLMDLRMPRVDGVAATARIAGGEAGDPAPRVLILTTYESDDQILAAIEAGASGYLLKAAPQAEIVAGIRSVAAGQSALSPQVAVRLVERMRRPEPAVVLTARELDVLRLVATGQSNKQIAVTLGIGESTVKTHLLKIFEKLGVADRTRAVTLAMERGLLG
- a CDS encoding sensor histidine kinase, with amino-acid sequence MLSERRWDAIVAIVATVIALAVVFLFAPPTPARTAVSLAAIVIFVAGYAFVGRAAVEPPRAAWRYPAFLSVAAVAVGIGVGAAPFMAMLQTLAYPLVWVIGDSRQRGIGGSAVIAGSVFVGVIIGNGADADSVLAGATTAVFSLAFAIAIGLWIARIAEYGEERERLLSELTAAQGQVEALSRERGASAERERLARDIHDTLAQTLAGLVIFAERAGRQSREGQTDAAAATIATVEQVARDALAEARALVARTAAVPREPAFAAAVERLVERFRAQGRAAIELDTADAAGELDRETQVVLLRCLQEALSNAAKHSAADLVRVRVRVDAGGGAALEVADDGRGFEPAAPGAGFGLDGMRERVALAGGTFEVDSTAGRGTALRVHLPRAGQDAVDDVSGGVA
- a CDS encoding ABC transporter permease produces the protein MPARHHSRRRSVFAVGVWRARFELVQYFRSGDTLFFTFLFPIFMLGLFSVAFGSDGDVQIAPGVPAIPMAQLYLPGMIAAGLLLSGFQNLAMDIAIERSEGMLKRLGGTPLSPVSYFLGKIGQVLVTGVLQSALLLAFASLVLGVELPTSAESWATFAWVFVLGITTSALLGVALSAVPRTGKSATAVVVPIALALQFISGVYLTFSQLPDWLQNVAGLFPLKWMAQGMRAVFLPEEYAALEQNGEWDLAGVVIALAVWLVVGLVLSRVTFRWMRRDA
- a CDS encoding ABC transporter ATP-binding protein is translated as MQTDEGAGAVAVRARDLRKTYGDRAVVDGVSFEIERGETFALLGPNGAGKSTTVEILEGYRRRSGGDVEVLGMDPATGGLDLKARLGIVLQSTAQSGMATVREQLRQFAGFYPHPRDVDEVIAAVGLQTQAKTRISRLSGGQQRRVDVALGIIGRPELLFLDEPTTGFDPHARREFWDLIRGLQAEGTTIVLTTHYLDEAAQLADRVGVIAAGRMRAIGPVAGFGGDEARMPIVKWHEQGMPRQERTADPFGFATALAARLGGAPDELEIVRPSLEDIYLALVAEAEASVDSIGDAVAIGGEER
- a CDS encoding pyridoxal phosphate-dependent aminotransferase — protein: MTERAPLTRTPSLSRKLSAIAESATLKVDAKAKALQAAGRPVISYAAGEPDFATPQFIVDAAAEALHNPANFRYTPAAGLPALREAIAAKTLRDSGLEVDPSQIIVTNGGKQAVYQAFQTVVNPGDEVLLPAPYWTTYPEAIALADGIPVEVFAGADQHYKVTVEQLEDARTDRTVALVFVSPSNPTGSVYTLEETRAIGEWAVEHGIWIITDEIYQNLVYAPDGSDAPVKAVSIVEAVPDAAAQTILVNGVAKTYAMTGWRLGWMVGPKEAIKIAGNLQSHLCSNVNNIAQRAALAALTGPQDEVEQMRQAFDRRRRTIVSELSKIDGVEVPTPLGAFYAYPDVRGLLGREWAGSTPTTSLELADLILEQAEVAVVPGEAFGPSGYLRLSYALGDDALLEGVQRLQRLFAS
- a CDS encoding UDP-N-acetylmuramate dehydrogenase, which codes for MPDVTPIPLSRLTTLRTGGTPTRMIDAPTTDELVDALRDVWASGDEWLVLGGGSNLLAGDEPFDGAVVRVLTNGIERMPSPLAGRVRLRVQAGHDWDALVAYAVAEGLGGVEAMSGIPGTVGAAPVQNIGAYGQEIVQTLSEVELLDESTGEVSTVPAAELGLGFRTSVLKHHYGSAPARRAVILTVTLDLPEIGHGARRIAGDQLRTALRLGPDDEVTLAWVRERILETRRSKGMVLDPDDPDTYSAGSFFQNAVVSASFARTLPDECPRWPVHPDLDPVLVIPLASFDGYVPPAPTVESDVKVSAGWLIEHAGVRKGFKLPRSRAGLSTKHALALTNRGTATAAELAELARFIQGRVQSEFGLILQPEPVLVNVEL
- a CDS encoding MaoC/PaaZ C-terminal domain-containing protein: MTNLTVGDVVAERTVHLTRESLVRYAGASGDFNPIHYRDDVAAAVGLPGVLAHGMLTMGLAVGTIEPWLGDTGRILDYGVRFTKPVVVDAETGADVTVVAKVGAVDDESARVDLTVSFNGATVLVKAQVRVRTI